The Leadbettera azotonutricia ZAS-9 genome has a window encoding:
- a CDS encoding integrase catalytic domain-containing protein, which produces MGLTMKEKQALAREISKRYRKAGKKGKTAILDEFVQNTGYNRKYALHLLANWGRTELVRLAGRVVKLKADAFKKRKAGGGRKPVYQAATIKALKLIWEFFDYMCGKRLSPFLREQMPFLNPCKEFGITKEVKAQLLAISPATIDRKLKPERKKLELKGRSATRPGGLLKHQIPIRVFYAWDERKPGFFELDTVVHDGGNASGEFCCTLNATDVYSGWVELRALLNKAHRWVKEEVSLFPSQFPFPLLGIDSDNGGEFINYQLKAWCDEHRVQFTRSRSYHKNDNCFVEQKNDMTVRRTVGYYRYDTLQARDALAEVYRHLCPLLNYFYPSEKIIAKERIGARVKKVYDKPKSPYRRLLESPDLPDTFKDELRRRAARLNPVKQKRLVNHALMALFELQSQKSLAASALEDV; this is translated from the coding sequence ATGGGGTTAACGATGAAAGAGAAACAGGCGCTTGCCAGAGAAATCAGCAAGCGGTATCGCAAAGCCGGGAAAAAGGGCAAGACCGCTATCCTGGACGAGTTTGTCCAGAACACAGGGTACAACCGGAAATACGCCCTGCACCTTTTGGCGAATTGGGGGAGAACGGAACTGGTCAGACTGGCCGGAAGGGTTGTTAAGCTCAAGGCCGATGCGTTTAAAAAACGAAAAGCAGGGGGAGGGCGGAAGCCGGTCTACCAGGCGGCAACGATAAAAGCCCTCAAACTGATTTGGGAGTTCTTTGATTACATGTGCGGGAAAAGGCTTTCCCCCTTCCTCCGGGAACAGATGCCTTTCCTCAATCCCTGCAAGGAGTTTGGCATCACCAAGGAGGTAAAGGCGCAGCTGCTTGCCATAAGCCCCGCCACCATCGACCGGAAGCTCAAGCCTGAACGGAAGAAGCTGGAATTAAAAGGACGGAGCGCCACACGGCCCGGCGGCCTCCTCAAGCACCAGATCCCCATCCGTGTCTTTTATGCCTGGGATGAGAGGAAACCGGGCTTTTTTGAGCTGGATACGGTGGTTCATGACGGCGGAAACGCCTCAGGCGAGTTCTGCTGTACCCTCAATGCCACCGATGTCTATTCAGGCTGGGTGGAGCTCCGCGCCCTCCTCAACAAGGCCCATCGCTGGGTTAAAGAGGAGGTGTCTCTCTTCCCCTCCCAGTTTCCCTTCCCCCTTTTGGGCATCGACAGCGATAACGGCGGGGAGTTCATTAATTACCAGCTCAAGGCATGGTGTGACGAACACCGCGTCCAGTTCACCCGCAGCCGTTCCTACCACAAGAACGACAACTGCTTCGTGGAGCAGAAAAACGACATGACCGTCCGCAGGACCGTGGGGTACTATCGCTATGACACCCTCCAGGCCAGAGACGCCCTGGCCGAGGTCTACCGCCATCTCTGTCCCCTGCTCAACTATTTTTACCCTTCAGAAAAAATAATCGCCAAGGAGCGGATAGGGGCCAGGGTCAAGAAGGTGTACGACAAACCCAAGTCGCCCTACAGGCGCCTCTTGGAATCCCCTGACCTTCCTGATACATTCAAGGACGAGCTTCGACGCAGGGCTGCCCGTCTCAATCCGGTCAAACAGAAACGCCTGGTCAACCATGCACTGATGGCTCTCTTCGAGCTTCAGAGCCAGAAGTCCCTTGCTGCTTCGGCTCTTGAAGATGTTTAG
- a CDS encoding glycine--tRNA ligase: MSDLATEYQGKATMEKITSLAKRRGFVFQSSEIYGGQNGAWDYGPLGVELKNRIARNWWKEMTQLQDDIVGLDAAILMHPRTWEASGHVENFTDPLVDCKKCKTRFRADQIPPENLAAKKCPECGGELTDTRKFNLMFKTHIGPAEDTANIIYLRPETAQGIYVNYKNIIQSNRMKIPFGIAQIGKAFRNEIVTKNFIFRTCEFEQMEMQFFVKPGTDVEWFNEWKKRRWAYYEKLGVNMNNLRWHQHGPDELAHYAKDAYDIEYLFPMGWRELEGVHNRSNYDLTRHTEFSGKDLQYIDQEANNERYIPFIIETSAGLTRTLLMVLSDAYDEEKVADKGNDDDWRTVLHFHPTVAPVTVAILPLMKKDGLAELAQDIRKELKEDFATDYDQSGAIGRRYRRQDEAGTPFCVTVDYESKENKTVTLRFRDSMEQARVPIAELGERLKKEIKEYKVAK, from the coding sequence ATGTCCGATCTTGCTACTGAATACCAGGGTAAAGCTACCATGGAAAAAATCACGTCCCTTGCCAAAAGGCGGGGCTTTGTGTTCCAGTCATCAGAAATCTACGGCGGCCAAAACGGCGCCTGGGATTACGGCCCCTTGGGCGTAGAGTTGAAAAACCGCATAGCCAGAAATTGGTGGAAGGAAATGACCCAGCTTCAGGATGATATAGTAGGCCTCGATGCCGCCATCCTGATGCACCCCCGCACCTGGGAAGCCTCGGGGCATGTCGAGAATTTTACCGACCCCCTGGTAGACTGTAAAAAGTGCAAGACCCGTTTCCGGGCTGACCAGATTCCCCCGGAAAATCTTGCTGCAAAAAAATGCCCCGAATGCGGCGGCGAATTAACGGACACCCGCAAGTTCAACCTCATGTTCAAAACCCATATAGGCCCTGCGGAAGACACCGCCAACATCATCTACCTCCGGCCCGAAACCGCCCAGGGTATTTATGTGAACTACAAAAACATCATCCAGTCCAACCGCATGAAGATCCCCTTCGGCATTGCCCAGATTGGCAAGGCCTTCAGGAATGAAATTGTTACCAAAAATTTCATTTTCCGCACCTGCGAATTCGAACAGATGGAAATGCAGTTCTTTGTGAAGCCCGGTACGGACGTGGAATGGTTCAACGAATGGAAAAAACGCCGCTGGGCTTATTACGAAAAGCTCGGGGTAAATATGAATAATCTCCGCTGGCACCAGCATGGCCCGGATGAGCTTGCCCATTATGCCAAAGATGCCTACGACATCGAGTACCTCTTCCCCATGGGCTGGCGCGAGTTGGAAGGCGTACATAATCGATCCAACTATGACCTCACCAGGCACACTGAATTCTCAGGCAAGGATCTCCAGTACATCGATCAGGAAGCAAACAATGAACGTTACATACCCTTCATCATTGAGACATCGGCAGGCCTCACAAGGACCCTCCTCATGGTGCTCAGCGATGCTTATGACGAAGAAAAAGTAGCGGACAAGGGGAATGATGACGACTGGCGTACGGTGCTGCATTTCCATCCCACAGTAGCCCCGGTAACTGTAGCTATACTCCCGCTGATGAAAAAGGACGGCCTTGCCGAACTTGCCCAAGACATACGCAAAGAGCTTAAGGAAGATTTTGCTACCGATTACGATCAGTCCGGCGCAATAGGCCGCCGTTACCGCCGCCAGGACGAGGCGGGCACGCCTTTCTGCGTCACCGTTGATTACGAATCAAAGGAAAATAAAACCGTGACCCTGCGCTTCAGGGATTCTATGGAACAGGCAAGGGTTCCTATAGCTGAGCTTGGCGAGCGGTTAAAAAAAGAGATTAAAGAATATAAGGTGGCTAAGTAG
- the pgsA gene encoding CDP-diacylglycerol--glycerol-3-phosphate 3-phosphatidyltransferase has translation MTLADKVTSLRLILAPLFFAIYLLPRFLPDAIGVSPLWIVIVLWFIFIISEFTDFLDGWLARKRGEVSDFGKLYDPFADTLTQLTYFFCFVVDGILPAILFLLVIYREFGILFIRNLMLRKGIALGARIGGKIKTVTYILAVACALLASSALRLGLEGSIYRVLATVACVIFLISVIISAISFFDYVSIYKNKK, from the coding sequence ATGACTCTGGCTGATAAAGTAACCTCTCTCCGTCTGATTCTAGCTCCGCTTTTTTTTGCTATTTACCTTCTGCCCCGGTTTTTGCCCGATGCTATTGGGGTTAGTCCCCTGTGGATAGTGATCGTGCTCTGGTTCATCTTCATCATATCTGAATTTACCGATTTCCTTGATGGCTGGTTAGCCCGGAAGCGGGGTGAGGTGAGCGATTTTGGCAAGCTCTACGATCCTTTTGCGGATACCCTGACCCAGCTTACCTATTTTTTCTGCTTTGTTGTGGATGGAATTCTGCCGGCCATCCTTTTTCTTCTTGTAATCTACCGGGAATTTGGCATTCTCTTTATCAGAAACCTCATGTTGAGGAAGGGGATAGCCCTCGGCGCCCGAATCGGGGGCAAAATTAAGACCGTCACTTATATTTTGGCAGTCGCCTGCGCCCTTTTGGCCTCCAGTGCCCTCCGCTTGGGGCTTGAAGGCTCTATTTACCGGGTTTTAGCCACTGTTGCATGTGTAATTTTCCTGATTTCAGTCATAATTTCCGCGATTTCATTCTTTGATTATGTTTCTATATATAAGAATAAGAAATAA
- a CDS encoding carboxypeptidase M32, which yields MSSNESSLAKLHAIDRECNHLAKAAAVLQWDQETYLPEMGVEDRSEQLAILETIAHDKFCSPETGRLLGEMGSVPETPRGDEKLPELERDFLKVLRRDYDRAVKLPSDFVAAAAKAGGLSQAAWVKARKANDFSAFLPHLKTMIDLSRRQAEYWGYGKGSAGSVYDGLLGIYEPGMGEAAISAVFAPIRERLSALLKKIAAKPAPDASFLDYEFDPEIQSAYSGSLMQSLGFDTRRGRLDVSAHPFTTTLGSDDIRITTRYLPRNLLSSIFSTIHESGHAFYELSFPHELRGTSLADGASMGIHESQSRFWENVIGHSRPFWEGQLPVLQSYFPSLKGISLDSFYRAVNLAGPSLIRIEADEVSYSLHIILRFELERGLFSGEIDPADLPALWRQKMKDILGVEPETDADGVLQDVHWSMGSFGYFPSYALGNLYGLQFFQKLKADIPNFDAIVAKGDFSVIQNWLKENIYLWGCRLDPPELLKKVTGQSLQAEPFLNYIESKYSGIYGI from the coding sequence ATGAGTTCCAATGAATCCTCCTTAGCCAAACTCCACGCCATTGACCGTGAGTGCAACCACCTTGCAAAAGCCGCTGCTGTGCTCCAGTGGGATCAGGAAACCTACCTCCCGGAAATGGGGGTGGAAGACCGCTCAGAGCAGCTTGCCATACTGGAAACCATAGCCCATGATAAGTTCTGCTCCCCCGAGACGGGGCGGCTCCTTGGGGAAATGGGGTCGGTTCCCGAAACCCCCCGGGGAGACGAAAAGCTCCCGGAGCTTGAGCGGGATTTCCTCAAAGTGCTGCGCCGCGATTACGACAGGGCGGTAAAGCTTCCTTCCGATTTTGTCGCGGCTGCGGCAAAGGCCGGGGGGCTCTCCCAGGCGGCTTGGGTAAAGGCCCGCAAAGCCAATGACTTTTCCGCCTTTCTGCCCCACCTTAAAACCATGATAGATCTTTCCCGCAGACAGGCTGAATACTGGGGCTACGGGAAGGGAAGCGCAGGCTCTGTTTACGACGGCCTCCTCGGCATCTACGAGCCGGGCATGGGCGAGGCCGCCATAAGCGCGGTGTTCGCCCCTATACGGGAGAGGCTTTCGGCGCTCCTCAAAAAAATAGCAGCCAAACCCGCTCCCGACGCTTCTTTTCTTGACTACGAATTCGATCCCGAAATCCAGTCCGCATATAGCGGCAGCCTCATGCAGAGCCTGGGCTTCGATACCCGCCGGGGCAGGCTCGATGTAAGCGCCCATCCTTTTACCACCACCCTTGGTTCTGACGATATCAGGATAACTACCCGCTACCTTCCCCGGAACCTGCTCTCCTCCATCTTCTCCACCATTCACGAATCGGGCCACGCGTTCTACGAGCTTTCATTTCCCCATGAGCTGAGGGGGACCAGTCTTGCGGACGGCGCAAGCATGGGCATACACGAATCCCAATCCCGTTTTTGGGAGAATGTCATCGGCCATAGCCGCCCATTCTGGGAAGGGCAGCTTCCGGTGCTTCAATCCTATTTTCCCAGTCTTAAAGGGATAAGCCTCGATTCCTTTTATCGTGCGGTCAATCTGGCCGGGCCTTCCCTCATCAGGATTGAAGCCGACGAGGTGAGTTACAGTCTCCACATCATACTCAGGTTCGAGCTTGAAAGGGGTCTTTTCTCGGGCGAAATCGATCCTGCCGATCTGCCCGCTCTTTGGCGGCAAAAGATGAAGGATATACTCGGCGTAGAGCCGGAAACCGATGCCGATGGCGTTTTGCAGGATGTCCACTGGTCCATGGGTTCCTTCGGCTATTTCCCGAGCTATGCCCTGGGCAACCTCTACGGCCTCCAGTTCTTCCAAAAGCTTAAGGCTGATATACCCAATTTCGATGCGATCGTTGCCAAAGGCGATTTTTCCGTCATTCAAAACTGGCTCAAGGAAAACATCTACCTTTGGGGCTGCCGCCTCGATCCTCCTGAACTTCTTAAAAAAGTGACTGGCCAAAGCCTCCAGGCTGAACCTTTCCTCAATTATATAGAGAGCAAATACTCAGGCATTTATGGAATTTGA
- a CDS encoding CBS domain-containing protein — MNVAFGHTNTDLDCLGSLILIKKLFPDFRLVKSRLIHPAAQSLYYLYEGYFDFLNPKDLMDEQIDNIIIVDTCTADRVNEYFGNIRNSSPSIRIFDHHHAANCDILGASLEKGNFGANTSFLGKLAMKQGITLLPEEATIALTGIYADTGRLIYENVSREDFEVAAWLFDMGASLKLVKSFLETIKEDDQILLLNQLLLSVEQFNIQGHVILISNFELDENIPGLAAIVEKIMDIENPDAYFAIFSIKKSKTILLITRSQKEKIDLHELLQPYGGGGHHLAASAKISNREGPEFKEEFLAYLEKSLAPATRAKDIMKSPVHAITENMSLLEASLFLEKVELTSMPVVNDSGTPTGFISLRDIMKGRKANSMKSPVRAYMSKPVIFSNSSITMREIERIFFKHHIGHLPIVEEGELVGIVTRWDYLEYRKRTADDRRTPE; from the coding sequence ATGAATGTTGCTTTTGGCCATACAAATACTGATTTGGATTGTCTCGGTTCCCTCATTTTGATCAAAAAACTTTTTCCCGATTTCAGGCTGGTAAAATCGAGGCTCATACATCCTGCGGCGCAAAGCCTTTACTATTTGTATGAGGGCTATTTTGATTTTTTGAACCCCAAAGATCTTATGGACGAGCAGATTGATAATATTATCATCGTAGATACCTGTACAGCTGACAGGGTAAACGAATATTTTGGTAATATACGCAATTCAAGCCCAAGTATCAGGATTTTTGACCATCACCATGCGGCGAATTGCGATATACTGGGGGCCAGCCTCGAAAAAGGGAATTTCGGCGCCAATACGTCTTTCCTTGGGAAGTTGGCAATGAAGCAGGGAATAACCTTGCTACCCGAAGAAGCCACCATAGCCCTTACGGGCATTTATGCTGATACAGGCCGGCTTATATACGAGAATGTGTCCCGCGAGGATTTTGAAGTTGCTGCATGGCTTTTTGATATGGGGGCTTCCTTAAAACTGGTAAAGTCATTCCTCGAAACCATTAAAGAGGATGATCAGATTTTGCTTTTGAATCAGCTTCTTCTTTCTGTTGAGCAATTCAATATTCAGGGTCATGTGATACTCATAAGTAATTTTGAGCTTGATGAAAATATCCCGGGTCTTGCGGCGATTGTCGAAAAAATAATGGATATAGAAAATCCGGATGCGTATTTTGCGATTTTTTCCATTAAAAAAAGCAAAACCATATTGCTCATTACCCGCAGCCAGAAGGAAAAGATAGATCTTCACGAACTTCTCCAGCCCTATGGGGGCGGCGGGCATCACCTTGCAGCATCGGCAAAGATTTCCAACAGGGAAGGGCCTGAGTTTAAAGAGGAGTTCCTTGCATACCTTGAAAAATCCCTGGCCCCTGCTACCAGGGCCAAGGATATTATGAAATCGCCGGTGCATGCGATTACGGAAAACATGAGCCTTCTTGAAGCCTCGTTATTTTTGGAAAAAGTTGAGCTGACTAGCATGCCGGTGGTTAATGACAGCGGTACCCCCACGGGCTTCATCAGCCTTAGGGATATTATGAAAGGCCGCAAGGCAAACAGCATGAAGTCCCCGGTGCGGGCCTATATGTCTAAACCGGTTATTTTTTCAAACAGCAGTATTACCATGAGGGAAATTGAGCGCATTTTTTTCAAGCATCATATAGGCCACCTCCCCATAGTGGAGGAGGGAGAACTCGTGGGCATCGTGACCCGCTGGGATTACCTTGAATACAGGAAACGCACCGCAGACGACAGGCGGACTCCTGAATAA
- a CDS encoding B12-binding domain-containing radical SAM protein codes for MEKDSAPIVLAAAHLEHCPEAVPLGAASVAACLKARGFSVVLVEGFVADGSVPLVEKILSLNPRAVGFSLYSWNRSIMLEAARAISAKNPDMFLFCGGPEATALSDGLNLKQGGPFDSVIKGEGEEEAVRILGEKFHVEQIPQSVSYVPFGEDLSLLPSPYLEGILEPGEGVLWELTRGCPYACAYCFESKGDRRVRRFSEDRVRKELSFFILKKVSYVNVLDPTFNSDNDRAIHLLDMIIEECRSSSHAVGIHWHFEARAELITRAQARRFASLGASLQIGLQTSDPEVSAKIGRVLDARRFCSRIDILNEEGVTFGLDLIYGLPGDTPEGYRKSLDFAVSLSPNNLDIFRLSVLPGTRLWDWGEQLGLKWNSNAPYGVIETSTFTAAALEMAEKLSMAADVFYNRGRAVAWFNQVLKPLRMKASDFFAKFAARTEGLNIKDSLEIEKSQLDFLENQYRNKKKAELLPAVKDLVQYHGAWGRALAEGKTTQLSFNYDPDLILGEAALDLEAFVSSAKKHPQRIEVDPRNL; via the coding sequence ATGGAAAAAGATTCTGCCCCAATAGTCCTTGCAGCAGCCCATCTTGAACATTGTCCTGAAGCAGTTCCTCTGGGGGCTGCCTCTGTCGCTGCCTGCCTAAAGGCCAGGGGTTTTTCAGTTGTTTTGGTGGAGGGCTTTGTTGCCGATGGTTCAGTGCCTCTGGTGGAAAAAATCCTGAGCCTCAACCCCAGGGCTGTCGGGTTTTCCCTCTATAGCTGGAACCGCAGTATTATGCTGGAAGCTGCCCGGGCTATCAGTGCTAAAAATCCGGATATGTTCCTCTTCTGCGGCGGCCCTGAAGCTACAGCCTTATCCGATGGACTAAACTTGAAACAGGGCGGCCCCTTTGATTCAGTTATCAAAGGGGAGGGTGAAGAAGAAGCGGTACGAATACTGGGAGAAAAGTTCCATGTTGAGCAGATACCCCAATCCGTGAGTTATGTGCCTTTTGGGGAGGATTTAAGCCTGCTGCCTTCGCCTTACCTTGAAGGCATACTAGAGCCTGGGGAAGGTGTCCTTTGGGAACTTACCCGGGGCTGCCCCTATGCTTGCGCGTATTGTTTTGAATCCAAAGGGGACAGGCGGGTGCGGCGCTTTTCCGAAGACAGGGTGCGGAAAGAATTAAGCTTTTTCATATTAAAAAAAGTTTCTTATGTTAATGTTCTTGATCCAACTTTTAACAGTGATAATGACAGGGCTATACATCTTTTGGATATGATAATAGAAGAGTGCCGCAGCAGCAGCCATGCCGTGGGTATACATTGGCATTTTGAAGCCAGGGCTGAGCTTATTACCCGTGCCCAGGCCCGCCGCTTTGCAAGCCTCGGAGCAAGCTTGCAGATAGGGCTGCAAACTTCAGATCCTGAAGTGTCTGCAAAAATCGGCCGTGTTCTGGATGCCAGGCGTTTTTGTTCCCGCATTGACATCCTCAACGAAGAAGGAGTCACCTTCGGCCTGGACCTTATTTATGGCCTTCCCGGCGATACTCCGGAGGGTTACAGGAAGAGCCTTGATTTTGCTGTTTCGTTAAGCCCCAATAACCTTGATATTTTCCGTTTATCCGTACTCCCCGGAACCCGTCTTTGGGATTGGGGTGAACAGCTTGGCCTTAAGTGGAACAGTAATGCTCCTTATGGGGTAATTGAAACGAGCACTTTTACTGCTGCTGCTTTGGAAATGGCGGAAAAACTTTCTATGGCGGCTGATGTTTTTTATAACCGGGGCAGGGCAGTAGCATGGTTCAATCAGGTATTGAAGCCCCTCAGAATGAAAGCTTCGGATTTTTTTGCCAAATTCGCCGCCAGGACGGAGGGCCTCAATATAAAGGATTCTCTGGAGATTGAAAAATCCCAGCTTGATTTTCTTGAAAATCAATACCGGAATAAAAAGAAAGCGGAACTCCTTCCCGCAGTGAAAGATCTTGTGCAATACCATGGAGCATGGGGGCGTGCCCTGGCGGAAGGCAAAACCACGCAACTGTCTTTCAATTATGATCCGGATTTGATTCTTGGGGAAGCTGCCCTTGATCTTGAGGCTTTTGTTTCTTCTGCGAAAAAACATCCCCAGAGGATAGAAGTGGACCCAAGGAATTTATAG
- a CDS encoding DUF3798 domain-containing protein: MKRFGLLALALVMGGALAFAGGSKQQSSAAPAKAAFHIGIVTETVSQAEDDLRGAEELIRRYGRVSDGGMIQHITYPDNFMDQQEVFISQVSTLADDPLMKAIIVNNAIPGTAEAFKRVKEKRPDIICIAAEAHEDPLVIQQSADLATNADFVSRGYLIPWAAKQLGAKTFVHISFPRHMSYESLGLRRQIMEEACKDLGIRFVFVTAPDPTSDVGIAGAQQYILEQTPQWIQQYGKDTVFFCTNDAHTEPLLRQLFTYGGMFVEADLPSPLMGYPGALGLDLSAETGNFPAILKKVEEGVIAKGGSGKFGTWAFSYGYTQSAGWGEYAKRVVEGKAQLGNLADMWAALSEFTPGAKWNGAYYTDANTGIRARNHLLVYMDTYIMGSPGKYLPTTNQVIPEKYYAIKFAGN, translated from the coding sequence ATGAAAAGATTTGGTTTATTGGCGCTTGCCCTGGTCATGGGGGGCGCCCTTGCTTTCGCGGGCGGCAGCAAGCAGCAGAGCAGTGCGGCTCCTGCAAAGGCCGCCTTCCACATCGGTATTGTTACCGAGACGGTTTCCCAGGCGGAAGACGATCTGCGGGGCGCGGAGGAGCTTATCCGCCGCTACGGAAGAGTGAGCGACGGCGGTATGATCCAGCACATCACTTACCCGGACAATTTTATGGATCAGCAGGAAGTGTTTATCTCCCAGGTGAGTACTTTGGCGGACGATCCCTTGATGAAAGCTATCATTGTGAACAATGCCATCCCTGGTACCGCCGAGGCTTTCAAGCGGGTCAAGGAGAAGCGGCCGGACATCATCTGCATCGCCGCTGAAGCTCACGAAGACCCCCTGGTGATCCAGCAGTCTGCGGACCTGGCGACCAACGCCGACTTTGTAAGCCGGGGTTACCTTATCCCTTGGGCTGCAAAGCAGCTTGGGGCCAAGACCTTTGTGCATATCTCATTCCCCAGGCACATGAGCTACGAGTCCCTGGGCCTGCGCCGCCAAATAATGGAAGAAGCCTGTAAAGATCTGGGCATCAGATTCGTGTTCGTTACCGCTCCGGACCCGACCAGCGATGTGGGTATTGCCGGCGCTCAGCAGTACATCCTTGAGCAGACCCCCCAGTGGATCCAGCAGTACGGCAAGGATACGGTGTTCTTCTGTACCAACGATGCCCACACAGAGCCCCTGCTCCGTCAGCTCTTTACCTATGGCGGAATGTTCGTGGAAGCCGACCTGCCTTCGCCCCTCATGGGTTACCCCGGAGCATTGGGCCTTGACCTCTCTGCGGAAACCGGCAATTTCCCCGCTATCCTCAAAAAGGTTGAAGAAGGGGTGATCGCCAAAGGCGGTTCCGGCAAGTTCGGCACATGGGCATTCTCCTACGGCTATACCCAAAGTGCAGGCTGGGGTGAGTATGCCAAGCGTGTTGTGGAGGGCAAAGCCCAATTAGGCAACCTGGCGGACATGTGGGCCGCTTTGAGCGAGTTTACCCCCGGGGCCAAATGGAACGGCGCCTACTACACAGATGCCAACACCGGGATACGGGCAAGAAATCATCTGCTTGTCTATATGGACACCTATATCATGGGAAGTCCCGGTAAGTACCTGCCCACCACGAATCAGGTTATCCCTGAAAAGTATTACGCTATTAAGTTTGCGGGAAACTAA